A window of Vulpes lagopus strain Blue_001 chromosome 21, ASM1834538v1, whole genome shotgun sequence contains these coding sequences:
- the LOC121479632 gene encoding cationic amino acid transporter 3-like, which produces MLRQALRKFGQKLVHRRPLEQDIYEFEYGVSLSTLDLVALGVGRTVGVGIYFLVAEVASSQAGPATVICFLVAGLTSLLAGLCYAEFSARVPHSGSAYLYCFVTVGELWAFITGWNLILFLFLDTVVVIQAWTLIFDYLIRNQISESISEHIPQVLTDNLVYFTLVLGFFLLEFQRVAYHKFFIVFKLFTLVKLLLLSFVIISGFVKGDLHNWKLTEEDYIKAGLNDTSILRSLGSGGFMPFGFQGILRGAATCFYAFIGFSILVTRVKESHMPERSIPMGIVISLLTCFLVYFGVSAALTLMVPYYQLRPGSTLPEAFLHIGWGLAYYVVAVAIFFSISVSMYWGFTYPIHIVLCMMVNDGLLFPVLARFITGTYTYFVFSIFIYVIAVIILLFFGFANLLDLRSTATLLSYSLVAFCVLIIRYQPERKNKENEAEEEEENEGNEAEVQEENPPAAEKLTLQGLFFPGSPTPTPLSGRVVYVCSSLLVLLLIVLCLVLAQWPGLLSGDPGWITVVVLLLVVITGITGIIWRQPQSSHLPHFKVPGLPLLPLLSIFLNVCLMMQMTAGTWVRFGAWMLTGFIIYFAYGIQHSLK; this is translated from the coding sequence ATGCTGCGTCAAGCACTTCGCAAGTTTGGTCAAAAGCTGGTACACAGACGTCCACTGGAACAAGATATATATGAGTTTGAATATGGTGTAAGCCTGAGCACTCTGGATTTAGTGGCCCTGGGTGTGGGCCGCACAGTGGGGGTTGGTATATATTTCCTGGTTGCTGAGGTGGCTAGTAGTCAAGCAGGACCAGCCACTGTGATATGCTTCTTGGTGGCTGGCCTAACCTCGCTATTGGCTGGGCTGTGCTATGCAGAGTTTAGCGCCCGGGTTCCGCATTCTGGTTCCGCATATCTCTATTGTTTTGTCACTGTAGGTGAACTCTGGGCATTCATCACTGGTTGGAACctcatccttttcctttttcttgataCAGTCGTTGTTATCCAAGCCTGGACCTTAATTTTTGACTACCTGATTAGAAACCAGATCTCTGAGAGTATCTCAGAGCACATTCCCCAAGTCTTAACAGATAATCTAGTCTACTTTACTTTGGTCCTTGGGttttttctcttagaatttcAAAGAGTGGCTTATCATAAGTTCTTCATAGTTTTCAAGCTGTTCACATTGGTGAAGCTTTTGCTTCTCAGTTTTGTCATCATCTCTGGTTTCGTAAAGGGGGACCTGCACAACTGGAAGCTCACAGAAGAGGACTACATTAAAGCTGGACTCAATGACACCTCCATCCTGCGCTCTCTGGGCTCTGGAGGATTCATGCCTTTTGGCTTCCAGGGGATTCTCCGTGGGGCAGCTACCTGTTTCTATGCTTTTATAGGTTTCAGCATTCTTGTTACCAGAGTCAAAGAATCGCACATGCCTGAGCGTTCCATCCCCATGGGCATTGTTATTTCACTGCTCACCTGCTTCTTGGTGTATTTTGGTGTCTCTGCAGCACTTACACTTATGGTGCCTTACTACCAGCTCCGACCTGGGAGCACCTTGCCTGAGGCATTTCTCCATATTGGCTGGGGCCTTGCCTACTATGTTGTAGCTGTTGCaattttctttagtatttctgTCAGCATGTATTGGGGCTTTACGTACCCCATACATATCGTGCTATGCATGATGGTAAATGATGGCCTCCTGTTCCCTGTGCTTGCCAGGTTCATCACTGGCACATACACCTACTTTGTGTTCAGCATATTCATTTATGTTATTGCagtaatcattttattattctttggaTTTGCTAATCTCTTGGACCTCAGGTCAACTGCGACCCTGCTATCTTATTCCCTGGTAGCTTTTTGTGTTCTCATCATCAGGTATCAGcctgagaggaaaaataaagaaaacgaagcagaggaggaagaggagaatgaggGAAATGAAGCAGAGGTGCAGGAGGAGAACCCACCTGCAGCAGAGAAGCTAACTCTACAGGGACTATTTTTTCCaggcagccccacccccactccactctCTGGCAGGGTTGTCTATGTTTGCTCCTCACTGCTTGTTCTGCTGCTGATTGTTCTTTGCCTGGTGCTGGCCCAGTGGCCAGGTCTGctttctggagacccagggtggATCACAGTAGTTGTGCTGCTCCTGGTGGTCATCACTGGGATCACTGGGATCATCTGGAGACAGCCACAGAGCTCCCATCTGCCTCATTTCAAGGTACCtggtctgcctctcctcccactcctgagCATCTTTCTGAATGTTTGCCTTATGATGCAGATGACCGCTGGCACCTGGGTCCGATTTGGTGCCTGGATGCTGACTGGGTTTATTATCTACTTCGCCTATGGGATCCAGCACAGCCTTAAGTGA